AACTCTATATGGGCGCTGGCGGAAGGGAGCATGATTGAGGCGGCGCTTTGCACGTGAAACCAACGGGTAGAACGGCCCATCTCATCGCTTAGCTGTTGACGATGGCGTGAGGGACAGCAACAACAGGCTGCTATTGGGAGTAAGATATGAGCGAACATTTGACAGCGCTGATGGAGGCCGCGCGTGGCAAAGCGATGTCGGGTGCAGAGAAGGAAGCACAGCGTAGAAGTTTTGCTTACGGAAACGCTCATATTGAGAACGAGCGAGTCACACGGGAAATGGTGGCGGCTGCGGCTGAGAAGCTTGGAAGTTTAGCCGAGTGAGCGAAGGACAGCGGCATAGCATTGCGGCAGATGCAACGCTAATTGACGATCCCGATGAGGTCGCTGTTCGGGAGTCTGAGAATGCTGTAGCGCAATTTGACCGCGTATTGGACATGGTCGATGAGATAGCGCGTGGCACGCGTCCGTTTCGCTTGCGGGCATCAATGATTCTTGATCTTCATCGAATTGCTTTGGATGGTTTATCAGCTTATGCCGGAAACTACAGACCGGCAGATATTGAGATTGGTCAGAGCAAGCACATTCCTCCCGCGGCACATCTTGTTCCATCTCTAATTGAAGAGATGTGCGAATATGTGATGGACAACGCGGAAACTAGTGAAGCTCTTCACTTATGCGCCTATGTAATGTGGCGGTTGAACTGGATACATCCATTTACCGATGGAAATGGACGAACTTCGCGTGCCTTGGCTTATTATGTGCTATGTGGAAAAGTGGGGTATCTGCTTCCTGGTAGTAAAACAGTTCCAGAGCAGATAGCTGCTGATCGTACGCCTTATTATCAAGCACTCGAGAACGCTGACAAACATCTAGTAGAAGGTAAGATTGATCTTACCGCTCTGGAGATGCTGCTGGATAAGTGTCTCGCGACCCAACTTCTTTCAGCATATAATGATGCCAAAGATCCAGCTGCCGGAAGTCCGAAAGATCGTAAACTTCACTGAAGTGGATGCAGAAGAGATTCTATAATTTTATCAGTTGTTTAGTGCGCAGTGCCTCTAGGAAAACTAACGCGCAGACTGGACAGAAAAAATCATGCCGCAGGTGATATGTATGGCTATCACGAGGTAAATGTTTTGATGAATGGATCCCTGCTGCCGGGATATGAATATCAATTCGCCGACTGGTTCCGCCACCATCTCGCCCCCGCTTCCTAACTCCTTTCCTATTTGGAAATCCTCTGATCTATCCTGATGGATGGAACAGCAGCCTTCCCCCAATCCGCCCACCAGCCCCGCCCCAAAACGCCGCGCCCGCTGGACGCCCGCGCTTCAGGCATCCTTTCTCGGCACCTTGTTGCAGACCGGTAGTGTTCGCCATGCCGCGCGCGCGGTGGGTCTGTCGCCGTCCAGCGCGCATCGCCTGCGCCGTCGCCTCGCCGACACGGAATTCGACCGCAACTGGGCGGAGGCGTTGTTCCTGCATGACCAGTTGATGACCCGCCCGTTGGCGATCGATCATGCGCGGACGCGCGCTGGCAGGCAATAGGAAGCGGCGCTTCGGGGACGCATCGGTGACGCTTCGGGGGCGCCTTGCGAGCGCTTCGGGCCGAAAACCCCCGCTATGGCGTGAACTTTGCGCGCCTTACCCCTGCAACAGCACTGCGCTGCGCCGCTTCTTCCATTCCAGCGACACGCCGATCCGTTGCGCCATCTGGCCGTCCCAATCGGTGGTCAGCCCCTGCGCTTCCAGTTGCTCCACGATACGATGGCCGATCGCGATCGCCGCTGCCTCTTCGCCCTCGCCGCACGCCCCATAGTTCAGATAGAGGCCGTGGCCTTCCACGGCGGATTCGGTGTCCTGCATATGGAAAAAGGCATAGCCTTCCACCACCATCCCCTCATCCTGCGCCGCCTCGATCTCGTCCCAGATTTCGGTTGCGCCGCATGTGCCGCAGCAGGTGAAATTCTGCCGGGCGACGATGCCTTCCTCCTCCAGGGCGGCAAAGGCGGCGTCCAGCCGGTCGCAATCGGTCATGTCCGACCAGTCCCGCTCGGCGGCGCGATGATCGGCCAGCGCCGCGCGCAGCGCGGCCGACGCCTCGATCCGGAGCAGCGGCCGGGGCAGTTCCTCCTCGAACACGTCATTGGCGTTGGTCAGGATCGCGTCGTCGTCGAAGAAGCCGCCCGCCACGTCGCGCCGCACCAGATCGCGCAGCGCCGCCACCGGATCATAGCTGGCGATGGGGCTGGGGGCGGGGCTGTTCGCCTCGCATATCTGGTCGCTACCGGCAGTCTTCGTTCCAAAAATCCGCTTCCACAAAGACCCGAACATGCGCCTGTCTGCCTCCTGCGATGCCACGCAGCTATCATGCCGCGCAGAAGAGCAAAGGAAAAGGGCCTAAAGCGCCCCTTTGTTCCAGCCGGTCGCGGGACGCCCCACAGCGCGGAGCCGAAGCCATGTCGCAGCGGCCCCGTCGCCCGATCCCGACCATTGGCACATCCTTGGCCAACACCATGCACCGATTCCATTGGATTGCCCCGCGATCGCGCTTACATAGCGCCCAATGCCACCCGATATCGCTTCATCCACGCCGATCCCGCCCATCTGGGCGACGCTCCGCCGCTTCCTGCCCTATCTCTGGCCTGCGGATTCGGCCCCGCTGCGTCGCCGCGTCGCGCTCGCCATGGGGCTGGTGCTGCTGGCGAAGGCGATCAGCCTCGCCATGCCCTTCGCCTACAAGGCCGCGATCGACCGGATGGCGCCCGGCATGGAACCGGCCGTCGGCCTCGCCATGGCGCTGGTCGCCGTCTATGCGGGTGCGCGCTTCGGCAGCGTCCTGTTCGACAACCTGCGCAATGCCGTGTTCGAAAAGGTCGGACAGGAAGCGGGGCGGCGACTGGCCGACGACGTCTTCATCCATCTCCACCGCCTGTCGCTGCGCTTCCACCTCGACCGCCGCACCGGTGCGGTCACGAAGATCGTCGAGCGCGGCACCAAGAGCATCGACACGATGCTCTACTTCCTGCTGTTCAACATCGCGCCGACCGTGCTGGAGCTGGTGGCGGTCTGCGTCATCTTCTTCGTCAAGTTCGGCGCTGGCCTGGTGGTCGCGACCGTGGTCATGGTTGCGCTCTATATCTGGTTCACCCGCACCGTCACCGAATGGCGCAACCAGCTGCGCCGCGACATGGTGGACATGGACACCAACGCCGTCGCCCATGCCGTCGACAGCCTGCTGAATTTCGAGACGGTCAAATATTTCGGCGCCGAACAGCGCGAAGCGACCCGCTACGGCATGGCGATGCGCCGCTATGCGCAAGCGGCGGTCAAGAGCGAGAACAGCCTCGCCTGGCTCAATATCGGCCAGTCGCTCATCACCAACCTCATGATGGCGGGGGCCATGGCCTATACCGTGTGGGGCTGGAGCGTCGGGCAGTTCACCACCGGCGACGTGGTGCTGGTCAATACGCTGCTCAGCCAGCTGTTCCGCCCGCTCGACCTGCTCGGCATGGTCTATCGCACCATCCGCCAGGGGCTGATCGACATGGAGGCGATGTATACTCTGATCGACACGCCGCAGGAGATCGCCGACGTGGCGGGCGCGACCGATCTTCAGGCCCGCGGCGGTGAAGTGCGCTTCGACCATGTCCGCTTCGGCTACGACCCGGAACGCGAAATCCTGCACGATGTCAGCTTCACCGTCCCGGCCGGCAAGACGTTGGCGATCGTCGGCCCATCCGGCGCGGGCAAGTCCACCATCGCCCGCATCCTGTTCCGCTTCTACGACATCCAGCAGGGTCAGGTCTCTATCGACGGGCAGGATATAGCCAGCGTCACCCAAGCCTCGCTGCGCGCCGCGATCGGCATCGTGCCGCAGGACATGGTCCTCTTCAACGACACGGTCGGCTATAATATCGGCTATGGCCGCGAAGGCGCGAGCCAGCAGGAGATAGAGGCGGCGGCCAAGGCGGCGTCCATCCACGACTTCATCCTCAGTCTGCCCAAGGGCTATGACACCCGCGTCGGCGAACGCGGTCTGAAACTCTCGGGCGGCGAAAAGCAGAGGGTGGCGATCGCCCGCACCCTGCTCAAAGACCCGCCTGTTCTGGTGCTGGACGAAGCGACCAGCGCGCTAGACAGCCGCACCGAAACGGAAATCCAGACCGTGCTGCGCGACATCAGCCGCAAACGCACGACCCTGGTGGTGGCCCACCGTCTGTCGACGGTGGTCGATGCCGACGAGATCATCGTGCTGGACCAGGGACATATCGTGGAACGCGGCCGCCATGCCGACCTGGTCCGGGCCGACGGCCTCTACGCCCTGATGTGGAACCGTCAGGCAGCGGAGCGGGAGGAAATGCCAGCCGAGCCGGGTATCGAGAATATATTTGAGGTGGTGACGCCCCGCTGAGCCTTTTGCTCAGGGGGCGCCATCGGGTCAGTTATGCGTCGTCACCGTCGTCGTCGTGCGTTCGGCGACGGTAGCGCGGGGCGCGGTCCGGGTCGTCTTCCGCACGATCTTGCGCTTGGGCGCGGTCGTGCTGCGCGACGCCGTCTGCACCGCCTTCGTCGTTTCGGTCGTGACCGTCGTGGTGGCTGGCTTGACCGTAGCGGCAGCGGCGGCATCGCGGGCGGCCTGTGCATCCGCAGCGGCCGAAGCGGCGGCCTGCTCCGCAACATCGGCGCGGGCATTGGCCGCATCGGCCTGCTGCTGCGCGTTTACGGTAGCCTGCGTCTGCATCTGGGCATTGGCATCGGCGCGCTGCTGGCCTTCACCGATGGCAGTGTCGGCATTGGCCTGCGCTTCCAGGGCAGCAGTGATCGCCTTCTGCTCCTTGCCGCTCTTCAACGCCTCCTGCGCTAGACGCAGCGACGCCTGAGCGCGGGCAATCAAGTCAGGAGAGGGGTTGAGTTTAGATGCGGCCTCGATCTTGCCCTTGGCTTCGGCAATAGCGGCGAGCGCACGTTCTTCGTCGCCAGCAAAGGCGGGCGCAGCACTAAAGGCAAGGGCGGAAGCAGTCAGTAGACCGCCGAGGCTGGTCTTGAAAAACTTGTTCATATTTCTCTCCCATCATTATGATGACGGGCCAGTTAACGTGCATCTTCTCCTCTAAGTTCCTTTATCTAAGGTTCAGGAAAGGCGCTGCGACCTCTGCTGGCACACGCATCAATCGTCCTGATTGCTTGTCGAGCATAGCCCATGTCGACCGGGCGGATACTTTTACCTTGCCGTCCGGCCCGGTAAATTCGATCAGCCGGTCAAACCGCGCCCCGCGCGGCGGATCGGGAATCCAGGTGCGTGCAGTCACCGTCTCGCCCACCGTCACATTGCCGCGATAATCTACCTCATGCCGGGTCACGACCCAGATATAGGCGTCGACATGCGCCGGGTCGGCATCCCGCTCCCAATGTTCGACCGACACCTGCTCCATCCACTGGACCCACACCGCATTGTTCACATGACCCAGTATGTCGATATGTTCGGGCAGCGCGATAATCTGCTTGGTGAAGGACGCGGCCATTATCCCTCCACACCCAACTGCCACAGGATGAAGGCGAATTCTTCGGCCGTCTCGTGCAGGCTTTCGAACCGGCCCGACTTGCCGCCATGGCCCGCGCCCATATTCGTCTTGAGCAGCAGGATATTATCGTCGGTCTTGGTGGCGCGCAGCTTCGCTACCCATTTGGCCGGCTCCCAATAGGTCACGCGCGGATCGTTCAGCCCGGCCGTCACCATGAGCGGCGGATAGGCCTGCGCGCTGACATGGCTATAGGGATCATAGCTGCGGATCGTGTGGAACGCGGCCTCATCCTCGATCGGATTGCCCCATTCGGGCCATTCGCCCGGCGTCAGCGGCAAAGTCTCGTCCAGCATGGTGTTGAGCACGTCGACGAACGGTACATGCGCTACAACCGCGCCCCACAGGTCGGGATCGGAGTTGACCACCGCGCCCATCAGCTCGCCGCCCGCCGATCCGCCCGAAATGCTGATCCTGCCCTTCGACGTATAGCCGAGGTCGATGAGTCCCTTCGCCACGTCCACGAAATCGGTGAACGTGTTGACCCGCTTGTCCAGCTTCCCGTCGAGATACCATTGCTGGCCCAGGTCGTCGCCACCGCGAATATGCGCCAGCGCAAAGGCGAAGCCGCGATCCAGCAGCGACAGGCGGCTGGTGGAGAATCCCGGCTCCATCGCCAGGCCATAGGCGCCATAGCCATAGAGATGCAGCGGCGCGCTGCCGTCGCGGGGGAGATCGGCGGGATAGACGATCGATACCGGGATCTCCGTGCCGTCCCGTGCGGTGATCATCAGACGCTCGGTGGCGTAGCGGCTGGCGTCATAGCCCGATGGGATTTCCTGCATTTTCAGGACGTCCAACTCGCCGGTCGCCAAATGATAGTCGTAGATGGTGTCGGGCGTGACCATCGATTCATAACCGATGCGCAGCTTCGTCACGTCATATTCGGGATTGTCGTCCAGGCTCGCGGAATAGCTCGCTTCGGGGAAGGGGATGCGCTTTGGCCTGTGGGTCGCATAATCGCGCAATTCGATCTGGTCCAGGCCGTCCTGCCGCCCTTCGGTCACGTAGAAGCTCTTGAACAGCGTGAAATCGGTCAGGTAGAAATGATCGTCGGGCGCGATTACTTCATCCCACTGGTCCGGCGCGTCCAGCTTCGCCTTCACCAGCCGGAAATTGGGATGAACGTCGTTGGTTTTGATATAGAGCGTGCCCTCATGCTCATCGACATCATATTCGCGGCCGGGCTTGCGCGCCGCCACCCGTAAAGGCGTGGCGGTCGGGTCGTCGGACGGTATCAGCCACGCTTCGCTGGTCACATGGTCCCCGGTCGCAATGACGATCCACTTTTCCGAGGAGGTAAGGCCGATCGAAACGCGGAACCCCTCGTCATCCTCATGGAACAGTTCGACGTCGCGCGCGACATCCTGCCCCAGCCAGTGCAGCCGCGCATTGTCGGTCCGCCAATTCTCATTGGCCAGACCGTAGAGCAGCCCCTTGCTGTCTGCGGTCCAGACCAACGAAGACAGCGTGTCGGGAATGACCTCGGGCAATATGTCGCCGGTCAGCAGATCCTTGATCCGCGCCTCGAACCGCTCCGACCCGTTGATGTCGATCGCATAGGCCAGATAGCGCCCGTCGGGGCTGACCGACATCGCGCCCAGCCGGAAATACGCATGGCCCTCCGCCAGCGCCGGTTCGTCCAGGATCAGTTGGTCCTCACCGCCTGCAACGGGACGCCGAAACCATTTGCGATATTGCGCCCCGGTTTCGAATGCGCGCCAATAGACATAGTCGCCGTCCTTCTGCGGGACCGACTGGTCGTCTTCCTTGATCCGCCCTTTCATCTCGGCAAACAGTGTGTCGAGCAAAGGCTTGTGCGGCGCCATCGCGCCTTCGAACCAGCTATTCTCCGCCTCCAGATAGGCCAGCACGTCCTTGTCCTTCACGTCCGGATATCCCGGATCGCGCAGCCATGCCCAGGGATCGTCCACGGTGACGCCATGATGCGTGAAACTATGCGAACGGCGCTCGGCGATGGGGGGCAGGGAAGGGGGCTGCGTTTGATCGGTCATTAACTATCCATGGTCCAGACGGGGTCATGCGCTGGAATAAGCGCGCTCATCCCTCTATGTTGTCGGCATGATGGCCGATGCAAGAGGCCCGACATGATCCAAGGGAATAGTGATGTCCAGTTATGAAGACCGCCTGAAGGCCCTGCGCGCGCAATTGGTGCGCCAGACGCTGGACGGTTTCGTGGTGCCGCTGACCGACGAGCATATGAGCGAATATGTCGGCGCATACGCGCAGCGGCTCGCCTGGCTAACCGGCTTTCAGGGGTCGGCGGGCAGCGCGGTTGTGCTGCCGCAGGAAGCCGCGATCTTCGTGGACGGCCGCTACACGCTCCAGGTGCGCGAGCAGGTGGACGGCGCCCATTGGCAGTATGAAAGCGTGCCGCAGACATCGATCGCCGCCTGGCTGAAGGATCATGCGGGGCAGGGCGCACGGATCGGCTACGACCCCTGGCTCCACACCCGCGCCTGGGTGAGCCAGGCGACGCAGGCGCTGGCGGCGAAGGGCGCGGAACTGGTGGCGGTGGATACCAACCCGGTCGACGCGATCTGGCCCGATCGCCCCGCGCGCAGCGCCGCCAA
This window of the Sphingobium sp. CR2-8 genome carries:
- a CDS encoding Fic family protein; amino-acid sequence: MSEGQRHSIAADATLIDDPDEVAVRESENAVAQFDRVLDMVDEIARGTRPFRLRASMILDLHRIALDGLSAYAGNYRPADIEIGQSKHIPPAAHLVPSLIEEMCEYVMDNAETSEALHLCAYVMWRLNWIHPFTDGNGRTSRALAYYVLCGKVGYLLPGSKTVPEQIAADRTPYYQALENADKHLVEGKIDLTALEMLLDKCLATQLLSAYNDAKDPAAGSPKDRKLH
- a CDS encoding LysR family transcriptional regulator, whose product is MEQQPSPNPPTSPAPKRRARWTPALQASFLGTLLQTGSVRHAARAVGLSPSSAHRLRRRLADTEFDRNWAEALFLHDQLMTRPLAIDHARTRAGRQ
- a CDS encoding DUF6891 domain-containing protein, whose product is MFGSLWKRIFGTKTAGSDQICEANSPAPSPIASYDPVAALRDLVRRDVAGGFFDDDAILTNANDVFEEELPRPLLRIEASAALRAALADHRAAERDWSDMTDCDRLDAAFAALEEEGIVARQNFTCCGTCGATEIWDEIEAAQDEGMVVEGYAFFHMQDTESAVEGHGLYLNYGACGEGEEAAAIAIGHRIVEQLEAQGLTTDWDGQMAQRIGVSLEWKKRRSAVLLQG
- a CDS encoding ABCB family ABC transporter ATP-binding protein/permease, whose translation is MPPDIASSTPIPPIWATLRRFLPYLWPADSAPLRRRVALAMGLVLLAKAISLAMPFAYKAAIDRMAPGMEPAVGLAMALVAVYAGARFGSVLFDNLRNAVFEKVGQEAGRRLADDVFIHLHRLSLRFHLDRRTGAVTKIVERGTKSIDTMLYFLLFNIAPTVLELVAVCVIFFVKFGAGLVVATVVMVALYIWFTRTVTEWRNQLRRDMVDMDTNAVAHAVDSLLNFETVKYFGAEQREATRYGMAMRRYAQAAVKSENSLAWLNIGQSLITNLMMAGAMAYTVWGWSVGQFTTGDVVLVNTLLSQLFRPLDLLGMVYRTIRQGLIDMEAMYTLIDTPQEIADVAGATDLQARGGEVRFDHVRFGYDPEREILHDVSFTVPAGKTLAIVGPSGAGKSTIARILFRFYDIQQGQVSIDGQDIASVTQASLRAAIGIVPQDMVLFNDTVGYNIGYGREGASQQEIEAAAKAASIHDFILSLPKGYDTRVGERGLKLSGGEKQRVAIARTLLKDPPVLVLDEATSALDSRTETEIQTVLRDISRKRTTLVVAHRLSTVVDADEIIVLDQGHIVERGRHADLVRADGLYALMWNRQAAEREEMPAEPGIENIFEVVTPR
- a CDS encoding acyl-CoA thioesterase, translated to MAASFTKQIIALPEHIDILGHVNNAVWVQWMEQVSVEHWERDADPAHVDAYIWVVTRHEVDYRGNVTVGETVTARTWIPDPPRGARFDRLIEFTGPDGKVKVSARSTWAMLDKQSGRLMRVPAEVAAPFLNLR
- a CDS encoding S9 family peptidase, whose translation is MTDQTQPPSLPPIAERRSHSFTHHGVTVDDPWAWLRDPGYPDVKDKDVLAYLEAENSWFEGAMAPHKPLLDTLFAEMKGRIKEDDQSVPQKDGDYVYWRAFETGAQYRKWFRRPVAGGEDQLILDEPALAEGHAYFRLGAMSVSPDGRYLAYAIDINGSERFEARIKDLLTGDILPEVIPDTLSSLVWTADSKGLLYGLANENWRTDNARLHWLGQDVARDVELFHEDDEGFRVSIGLTSSEKWIVIATGDHVTSEAWLIPSDDPTATPLRVAARKPGREYDVDEHEGTLYIKTNDVHPNFRLVKAKLDAPDQWDEVIAPDDHFYLTDFTLFKSFYVTEGRQDGLDQIELRDYATHRPKRIPFPEASYSASLDDNPEYDVTKLRIGYESMVTPDTIYDYHLATGELDVLKMQEIPSGYDASRYATERLMITARDGTEIPVSIVYPADLPRDGSAPLHLYGYGAYGLAMEPGFSTSRLSLLDRGFAFALAHIRGGDDLGQQWYLDGKLDKRVNTFTDFVDVAKGLIDLGYTSKGRISISGGSAGGELMGAVVNSDPDLWGAVVAHVPFVDVLNTMLDETLPLTPGEWPEWGNPIEDEAAFHTIRSYDPYSHVSAQAYPPLMVTAGLNDPRVTYWEPAKWVAKLRATKTDDNILLLKTNMGAGHGGKSGRFESLHETAEEFAFILWQLGVEG